In the genome of Bosea sp. BIWAKO-01, the window GCCAGCCCAATTCGGCGAGGGCTCATCGCCTAGCTGAGAGCATCGGCGACATGCCGTATGAAGGCCGGGCGCTGCATCAGCTGTCGATGGTAGCGCTCGAGATTGGCACAGTCCGGCTTGTCCCCCGGCAGCAGCACGTAGCGATGAACGATCGGCCCGAGCGGGATGTCGCCGATGCTGAAATGCTCGCCGGCGATGAACGGGCGATCCAGCAGGGCGTGATCGAGTACGGCAAACTGTGTGAATGCGGAGTCCCGCTTGGCCTTGAGATCGTCTCCCGTCAGCCCTTGCTTTCGCAGGGGCGCCAATACGGGAGCCAGCATCATCGAGGCCCAATCCATCCAGCGATCCGCCTGAGCCCGCTCTCCGGGAGCTTCGGGCCAGAGCAGGCCAGCACCATATTGGGCCGCGAGATAGCGGACGACGGCGTTCGACTCCCAGACGACCACCCCGTCGTCATCGAGAGTGGGCACGCGGCCATGGGGGTTCATAGCACGATAGACCGGATCGTCCGTTCCTCCGAAGTTGCCGCCGCGCTTGACCAACTCGTAGGCCAATCCGAGCTCGTCGAGAGTCCAGAGCACCTTGGCGACATTCGAGGAATTATGGCGGCCATAAACTGTGAGCATCGCTTGTCATTCTCCGGGAGCAGCGTGTCGGCGCGACCTCCTGGCGGTCGCGCCGTGAGGAGTTGGGGGATCGAGATCAGGCCGTCAGCCGCTTCAATCCGCGCTCGAGATCGTCGATCAGGTCGGCAATATCCTCAAGCCCGACATGGACGCGCATCGACTGGCCATCGACAGCCCAGTTGGTCGCGGACCGCAGGGGGGACGGATTGGTCGGGACCATCAGGCTCTCAAAGCCGCCCCAACTCGAGCCCATGCCATATAGTTTCAGCCCATCCATCATGGCGGCAAGGCGTGTGCGGTCCTTTTCCTTCAAGACGAAGCCGAACAGGCCGGACGCCCCGGTGAAATTGGCTTTCCATAGGGCGTATCCGGGGTCCTGCGGCAAGGCTGGATGCATGACGCGCTCGACCTCGGGGCGCGTGGCCAGCCAGCGTGCCAGCGTCAGGCCGCTTTCATGGTGCTGCCGCATGCGCACCCCGATGGTCCGCAGACCGCGCAGCGCGAGGTAGGCGTCATCGGGTCCGACGCAGAGGCCGAGCCGGAGGGCAAAGGCCTTGATCCGGTCATAGACGCTCTCGGCACAGGAGATGGTGCCCAGCATGATGTCGGAATGGCCGGAAATGTACTTCGTCCCGGCCTGAAGCGAGATGTCGACACCCAGCGTCAGGGGCTTGAAGAAGACGCCGCCCGCCCAGGTATTGTCGATCACCGTCACGATCCCGCTCGCCTTGGCAACAGCGACGATGGCCGCAACGTCCTGCATCTCGAAGGTCAGGGAACCTGGCGTTTCCATCCAGATCAAGCAGGTTTCGGGCCGAACGAGCGTTGCGATGTCGGCGCCGATCTGCGGATCGTAGAAGGTCGTCTCGACGCCGAGATGGCTGAGAATCTCGTTGCAGCAATGGCGACATGGCCCATAGGCCGAGTCGGGAACGAGCACATGGGCGCCAGGTTTGGCGTAGGCCAGCAGGACCGTCGATATCGCCGACGCGCCCGAAGACGTCAGCACGGTGCCCGCTGCCTGCTCGAGGGCGGAGACGGCCTCCTCGAGGGCAAAGCTGGTTGGCGTCCCGCGACGGCCATAGCGGATCTTCGTCGTCGCCTTCGCATCAAGCGCCGCAAGCGTGGGAAACAGAATGGTGGAGGCATGGAAGACGGGCGGATTGACAGCGCCGGAATGAGCGGAAGGGTCGCGGCCGCTATGGCAGATGACCGTGTCCTGCCGGAAGGCGTGTTCAGAATCGGTCTGATTCCCCTGGGAGGATTTGGGCTCGCCAAAGCCGGGTTCCGCCTGCAGGTCTGTGCTGCTCATCACGCGTCTTCCTTCGTTCTCGATCCTGGGAACCGGTCGATTCCGGTCTTATTGTTCAATTGGTACAAAGGGTTGGAGGTATTCTTCGCTCACTGGGCTTCTGTCCGCTTGCGCTCCGTGCTCAGTTGTATATCTTTGGATACAAGCGCATTCAATAGATGACAAGCGCTCGCCGATGGTGCGAATGGCGGCGCAGTACAGGGGATGGAAGCATGTTCGGGATGGGTTTTCTGAAGCATGGCAAGGCGCTGCTGGCCTGCGCCGTTATCGCCTTGTCCGCCAGTTCGGCCATGGCCGAGCAGGGCGCGACGCTGAAGACGGTCAAGGAGCGCGGGCAGTTGCTGTGCGGGGCCCATCCCGGCCGTTATGGCTTTGCTGCCCCCGACGCGAAGGGGCGCTGGGTCGGATTCGAGGTCGATCTCTGCCGCGCCATCGCCGCCGCGATCTTCGGCGACGGCGAGAAGGTGAAGTTCGTCGCACTTTCCAGCCAGCAGCGCTTCCCGGCGATCCAGTCGGGTGAAGTCGATGTTCTGCCGCGCAACACCACTGCGACCCTGACCCGCGACACGGCGCTTGGTCTGAACTTCAGCCCGCCGGTTTTCTACACTGGCCTCGGCTTCCTCGTGCGCAAGGATGCCGGCGTCAAGTCAATCGAGGAGCTGAATGGCGCGGTCATCTGCATGGCGCCTGGCAGCACGACCGAGCAGTCGGTGGCGCGGATCTTCGCCCAGCGCAATCTGAAGTACACGCCGATCGTCATCGAGAACAACAAGGAACTCGCCAGCGCCTATGTTGCGGGGCGCTGCGACGCGCTGGCCAAGGATCGCGATGCGCTGCCGGGTGTGAGGGTCTATGACGCTCCCAACCCCGATGACCATGTCATTCTCGACGGTACCTATTCCAAGGAGCCGTTGGCGCTGGCCGTCCGCCATGGCGACGACCAATGGTACGACATCGTGAAATGGGTGATGTACGGCCTCATGGAGGCGGAGGAGAACGGCATCGGCCAGGCCAATGCCGACACGATGCTCAAATCCAGCGATCCCTATGTGCGCGACATGCTCGGCGTCACCGGAGATTTCGGCGCGAAGCTCGGCCTCGACAACAAGTGGCTCTACTCGGCGGTGAAGAGCGTCGGCAGCTACAAGGACATCTACGAGCGCCATTTCGGCGCCGGTACGCCCCTGCCTCTGCCGCGCGGCGTGAACAAGCCCTGGACGGATGGCGGCCTGCTCTACGGCCTGCCGATCAAGTAACGCCCGCTCGCGCGACGGCACGCGACATTGCCTCGGCGTCAATTTCTCCCAGCCAGCGGAAACGACATGACCATCATGAGTGAGGCCAGGGCAGGCACGGCGGAGCTGCACGCTCACGCCACGACGGCCACCGCCCCTGGCGCGCCCGCTTCGCCGCGGCGGCGACCGCCGCCCCGGCGCTCGTGGAACTGGAACGACCCCGGTGTCCGGACCTTCACCTACCAACTGGCCCTGGCTGCCGTTCTGGTCTTCGTCGGCTGGTATCTCTACGACAATGTCGCGACCAACCTGCGCCGCCAGAACATCGCCACAGGCTTCAGCTTCCTGGGTGAAGCCGCGAAGTTCAATATCAGCGAGACGCCGGTTTCCTTCACTGCCTCCGATTCCTACGGCCGGGCGCTGCTGGTCGGGCTGCTGAACACCATTCACGTCTCATTGGTCGGCATCGTCTGCGCCACGCTGGTCGGTGTGGTGATGGGCATCGCGCGCGCGTCTCGCAACCTGCTCGTCTCCAAACTGGCCGGCTGCTACGTGGAGTTCGCGCGGAACGTGCCGGTGATCCTGCATGTGGTGCTGTGGTCTTCGATCATCCGCAATCTGCCGGCACCACGCCAGGCCCTGGATGTCCTCGGGATCGGCTTCATCAGCAATCGCGGCCTGACCCTGCCTGCCCTGGTGCCGCATCCGGCGCATGGGGCGATGGGCATCGGCTTTCTGGTCGGTGCCGTTGCCGCCGTCATTCTCTACAAGCTGATCAGGCGACATGGCGAGCGCACCGGGCGCTATGTCGCGCCGCTGCCGCCGGCCCTGGCACTGGTCGTGGCCGCGACAATTCTGCCCTGGCTCCTGTCTGGTGCCCCCATCATATTCGACATGCCGAAACTGCGCGGTTTCGGGTTCAGCGGCGGCATGACCGTCCCGCCCGAGTTCTTCGCGCTGGTCGTCGGGCTCACCGTCTATACCGGTGCCTTCATCGCCGAGATCGTTCGCGCCGGCATCGAGTCCGTGCCGAAAGGCCAGAGCGAGGCTGCGCGTGCGCTTGGCCTCAAGCCGTCTTCGATCATGAGCCGGATCGTCCTGCCGCAGGCGCTGCGCGTCATCATCCCGCCGATGTCGAGCCAGTTCCTCAGCCTGACCAAGAACAGTTCGTTGGGCGTGATCATCGGGTACCCCGAACTGGTCAATATCGGGAACACGATCATGAACCAGACCGGCCAGGTGGTCGAAATGGTGACGATCATGATGATCATTTATCTCGGCCTCAGTCTGACCACATCGATTTCGATGAACCTCTACAACAACGCCGTCGCGTTGAAGGAGCGTTGAGATGGCCGACGCTCAATTCTTGCCGGCGCCGGCGCGCCGCCAGCCCCGTGTTTCGCGCACTGCCGCCTGGTGGCTGAAGGACCGGATCTTCTCCAGTCCCTTCCATGTCGCGCTCTCGATCGTCGTGCTCGTGGGAGCAGCCTTTATCGGGCAGTTCCTGCTGCGTTGGGGGGTGCTCGATGCGGTCTTCGTCGCGTCCGATCCGGCCGCCTGCCAGGCCGCCAAGGGGGCGTGCTGGGCTGTCGTCTATGAGAAGCACCGCACGATCCTGTTCGGGCTCTACCCGCATAGCGAACACTGGCGCCCGACGCTGGCGGTCTGCCTCTACCTGGTCATCCTGACGATCACCTTGATGCCGCGGTTCTGGAATCTGCGCGGTCTCGCGCTGCTCTGGGCCTGCACCGTCACCGCCATCGGCGTGCTGATGTATGGCGGCGTGTTTGGCCTGCCGGAAGTGGCGACCAGCGAATGGGGCGGGCTGGCGCTCACCATGATCATGTTCACCGGGACGGTCGTGATGGGCTTCCCCGTCGCGGTTCTGCTGGCGCTCGGGCGGCGCTCGACGTTGACGCTGGTGCGTTCGGTCTGCGTCACGATCATCGAGACGCTGCGTGGCGTGCCGCTGATCACCATCCTCTTCGTTGCCGTTAACGTGCTGCCGCTGTTCCTGCCGGCCGGCAGCAGTGTCGACAAATTGCTGCGCGTCACCATCGGCATCGCGATCTTCTTCGCCTGCTACCAGGCGGAAACCATTCGCGGCGGCCTGCAGGCTGTCCCGCGTGGACAGTACGAAGCGGCTCAGGCCCTTGGTCTTGGCTATTGGCAGATGACACGGGTCATCATCCTGCCCCAGGCGCTGAAAATCGCCTTCCCGGCGATCGTCAATCACATCATCGCGGCGCTGAAGAACACGTCCTTCGTGATGATCATCGGCCTGTTCGACATCCTCAACGCCACGACATCGGTGATGCAGGACCCGGTTTGGCGCAAATACTATGTCGAAGCCTATGTCTTCGTCGGTCTGGTCTATTTCGTGTTCGGCTTTGCCTTGTCGCTCTACGCGCGCGCCATGGAAGCCCAGATGAAGAAGGGGCATCACTGATGCTGCAGCAGAATGCCTCCGCGACCGCCGAGGGCTCTCGGGTGAAGAACGCCATCGAGATCGGCTCCATCTCGAAATGGTACGGCACCATCCAGGTGCTGGACGATGTCAGCCTCGATATCGCCACCGGCGAACGCATGGTGATCTGCGGCCCGTCGGGCTCGGGCAAATCGACCCTGATCCGCTGCATCAATGGCCTCGAGCAGCATCAGGAGGGCCGGATCGCGGTCAATGATACCGAGCTCGATGGCAGCAACCGCGCTCTCGAAACCATCCGGGGCGATGTCGGCATGGTCTTTCAGAGCTTCAACCTGTTTCCGCATCTGACCGTACTCGACAATCTGACGCTTGCCCCGATGCTGGTGCGCAAGATGCCCAAGCGCGACGCGGAAGAGATCGCGATGCAGTACCTGCGCCGGGTTCATATCCCCGAGCAGGCGCACAAATATCCGCTCCAGCTTTCTGGTGGCCAGCAGCAGCGTGTCGCCATTGCACGCGCCCTGTGCACGCAGCCGAAGATCATGCTGTTCGACGAGCCGACCTCGGCACTCGATCCCGAGATGATCAAGGAGGTGCTGGATGTGATGCTCGAGCTCGCGGGCACCGGCATGACCATGGTCGTCGTCACCCACGAAATGGGCTTCGCCCGGACGGTGGCAGATCGCGTCGTGTTCATGGCGGATGGGCGCATCGTCGAAACCGGGCGGCCGGACGAGATCTTCGGCAATCCGCAAACCGAGCGCTCTCGCACCTTCTTCCGTCAGGTCCTCAAGCACTGAACCTCTGAGTCGAAGTCCGGAGGCGCTGCGGCCCTCCTTCGAAAGCTGGACCCCATGGCCGATATCACTCTGGCGCTCGCGCGCCACGCAAACGCCCTGTCGCTGGTGAATGCGCCCTCTGCCGTGAGGCATTGGGCCCGGCTCGCCATCGCCGACACGATCGGTGTGATGCTGGCGGGATCGCATGAAGGCGTCGTCGATCTGCTCTGCGACACGGTCGAGCCCAGCCATGCTGCGTCCGGCAGTCTCCTGCTGGGTCGTGCAACGCGCGTCGGCGTGCTCGATGCCGCGCTGATCAATGGCGTCAGCGCCCATGCGCTCGATTTCGACGATTGCAGCCTGACCTTGGACGGACACCCGTCCGTGCCGATGGTCCCCGCCTTGCTGGCGCTGGCGGAACGACTGGACTGTCATGGCGACCAGCTTCTCGCAGCTTATGTAGCCGGCTTCGAAACGGAGACGCGTCTCGCGCAGGTTCTGAACCCGCTCCATGTCGAGCGCGGCTGGCACCCGACCGCGACGCTCGGCATCTTCGGAACGGCGGTCGCCTGCGGTCGCCTGTTGCAGCTCGACGACGAAGCAATGGCCGTCGCCATCGCCATTGCCGCTTCGTCGGCCAGCGGGCTGCGCGCCAATTCCGGCACCATGACGAAGCCGCTCCATGCCGGTCAGGCCAATCGAAACGGGCTGCTGGCGGCCCTGCTCGCCCGCAATGGCTTCACGGCCAATGTTCGCGCGCTGGAGCATGGCATGGGGTTCTTCCATGCCTTCAATGGCGCGGGCGTACCCGATATGCGCCCGTTGCTGGAAGGCTGGGGAGAGCGTTGGGAATTGCTCGACCCTGGCGTTGCGATCAAGCAGTTCCCCTGCTGCGCCTTCGTCCATTCGGCCATAGCCGCAGCCACCGAGCTGCGTGACGATCTGGCTGGCGGCACCGACGAGATCGCCCGGATCGACATCCATCTGCATCGGCGTCGCCTGAAGAACATCGACCGACCGGACCCGAAGTCGGAGCTGGATGCCAAGTTCAGTACGCATTACGTCACCGCCTGCGCCTTGGAACAGGGGTCCGTCCGCTTCGAGGATTTCGAGCCGGGCGCCTATGACCGTGCCCGATTGCGCGCGGTGATGGGCCGTTCCGAACTGCTTGCGCATGACGAAGACGATGTGTCCGCCGGTCGCGTGACCATCACGCTGCGAGACGGCGGCCAGCGCAGCGCCAGCGCTTCGGTGGCCATGGGGCGCGGCCCGCTCAACCCGATGAGCGAGGCCGAGTTCTCCGGCAAATTCCAGGATTGCGCCGGGCGGGTCCTGGAACCCGACGCCACGGAGCGCCTGCTCGATGCCTTGCTGTCATTGGACGGAGGCAGCCGCCTGCGCTCGCTTCTCACTACGATCGAGCGGGCCGCGCCGCCCAGGGAACGGGCTCCGGCGCTTCGTATTCCTGCCTGACGCGATCAGGCGAACCCCGACACGACACTGGATCACATCATGAGCCTTGCCCTCGAAATCGCCCGCAGAGCCAACGCACTCGATCCCGATAGCTTTTCACGGACAGCACGGGAGACCGCCAAGGTCGCCATTGCCGACATGCTGGGTTGTGCGCTCGCCGGTGCGCCGGAGAGCACGACCGCGTTGGCGCTTGCCGGTCTTGCGGTGGGGACTGTGGCCGGCGGCTGTTCTGTCCTGGGGGCAAGCGAGCGCCTGCGCCCGCTCGATGCAGCACTCGTCAACGGCACGTCCGGCCATGCGCTCGATTTCGACGACACCAGCAAATCCCTTGCCGGGCATCCGACCGTCATCATTGTTCCAGCGGCCCTGGCACTCGCCGAGCAACAGGACCTGACCGGCAAGGATCTGCTCGACGCCTATATCGTCGGCGTCGAGACCGCGACGCGGATCGCGCGCGGCGTCAACTTCCATCACTACGAGAAGGGCTGGCATCCCACGGCGACGCTCGGCATCTTTGGCGCCGCGGCCGCGTGCGGCAGGTTGCTCAAGCTCGACGACCAGGCGCTCGCGACCGCGCTTTCGCTCTGCGTCTCCTTCGCCTCGGGCGTGAAATCCAATTTCGGTAGCCAGACCAAGCCGCTGCATGCTGGGCTTGCCGCCCGCAACGGCCTGTTCGCCGCGCTGCTCGCATCGGAAGGCTTTGACGCCAGCCCCGTCGCCTTCGAGCACCCCCAGGGCTTCCTCGAGGTGTTCAACGGCGCCGGCAACTACGATGCCCAGCGGATGTTGGAGGGCTGGGCCGCACCGCTGGACCTCGACGGACCCGGCATCTCGATCAAGAAATACGCCTGCGTCTACAGCGTTCATGGGGCAGTCGACGCCGCCCTTGCGATTGCCGGCGAGCATCGGATCGAGGCCTCTCAGATCGCCAAGGTGACGGTGACGATGCATCGCCGCCGCCTGCTGCCGCATGTGATGCGCAAGGCCGAGAACCCGCTCGACGCCAAGTTCAGCCTGCAATATGCCGTGGCGCGTGCCCTCGTCGACGGGCGCGTTTCCCTGGAGCATTTCGAAGGCACGGCCTATCGCGACCCGCATGTGAGGGCCGCCATGGAGCGTATCGAGACGCAGGCCCATGACGATGACTCCAACGATTATGGAGCGACGGTTTCAGTTCGTCTGAAGGACGGTACGGCGCTGGAACACTCTGTTCCTGCGCCGCTCGGGCGTGGTCCTGAAATCCCTCTGCCGCTTCCGATGCTGCGTGCGAAGTTCGAGGATTGCGCGCGCCGCAGCCTGGATGCGGCGCAGGTCGGCCCGCTATTCGACCGTTTGGTCACCCTCGAGGCCCAGCCCTCCGTCCGGGACCTCGCCATCAGCATGACGAGTTCGCGGGCAGCCCTCAGCGCCGCCGCCTGATCGACAGGAACCATTATGAGCTTCGCACTCGAACTCGCCACGCGCATCAACCGGCTGGCCGATGGCCCCTTGCCGGAAGAGGCATTCCAGATCGTCAAGGGCTCGCTGCTGGACACGCTGGGGGTCGCGCTTGCCGGCGCCCACGAGCCGGCCGCCCGCATCCCGGCCCGGGTCCTCGACATCGGCTCGCAGAGTGGACCCTGCGTGATCTATGGCAGCCAGGAGCGCGCCAGCGCGCTCGACGCCGCCCTCATCAACGGGGCAGCGGCTCATGCACTCGATTTCGACGATTGCAGCACCACCATGGGCGGCCATCCCTCGGTGCCGGTCCTGCCCGCCCTGATCGCTCTCGGCGAAGAGATCGAGGCTGATGGAGCAAGCCTGCTACGGGCCTATATCGCGGGAATAGAGACCGAGACCCGTTTGGCGCGGGGCCTGTTGCCCTGCCATTACGAGAAGGGCTGGCATCCCACTGCCACGCTCGGCGTCTTCGGCGCCGCCGCCGCCTGCGGCCGGATGTTGAGGCTGGATGACGAGGCGCTGGCTCGCGCCTTGGCGATCGCCGTCTCGCTGTCGAGCGGCGTGAAGGCGAATTTCGGAACCGCTGCCAAGCCGCTCCATGCCGGCCTGGCCGCGCGCAACGGGCTCTACGCCGCCCGGCTGGCGAAGTCTGGCTTCTCGGCATCGGCTGACGCATTTGAGCAGGTTCAGGGCTTCTTCAATCTGTTCAACGGCGAGGGGCTCTATGATGCCGACGCGATGCTGGCCGATTGGGGCGGAACCCTGGAAACGCTCGAGCCGGGCATTGCCATCAAGCAGCACCCGTGCTGCGGAAGTGCCCATTCGGCCATCGATGCTGCACTCAAGCTGCGTCAGGCGCACGGTCCCTTCGCGCTTGCCGACATCGCCGCCATCGAAACCGAAACCCATGTGCGCCGGTTGGCGCATACCAACCGCACTGAGATCAAGAATGGGCTCGACGCCAAGTTCAGCGTTCAGTATCTGACCTGTCGCGCCCTGGCTGACGGACAGATCCGTCTCGCCCATTTCGAGAACGGCGCCTATGCCGAAGCTGCGATCCTCGATCTGATGTCTCGCTGCACGGCGCGGGCGCACAGCAACGATGACCAGTATCTCGGAACCGTGGTCGTGACGTTGCGCAATGGACGGGTTCTCACCGAGCAGGCCTCGACGCCGTTCGGACGGGGCCCTGACAATCCGATGTCGCGGGGTGAACTGACCGAGAAATTCCTGGACTGTTCCAGCCGTGCGCTTGAGCGCGACAAGGCGGAGGCTCTAGCCGAAAGTATCTGGAGAATGGAGCAGACCAAGAACATAAGGGATGTAACGACCATGTTGGCATCCGGCCCGCTTCAATAGCCGGGTGCGCGACAGAGACCGAACTGGAGTTTTGACGTTTGAACACGCGCCTGAAATCCGCTGACGATGAGGCAGGCTCATCCCAGCAGGCCACGCATGGCCTTTCCCGGGTGGACTATGTCCTCCAGGCGCTCCGCGACGCCATCCAGAGCGGCAAGCTGAAGCAAGGAACCCGCCTGCGCGAAGAGGATCTGGCAGAGCAATTCGGGGTCAGCCGTACGCCGATCCGCGAAGCGCTGGGAAGGATGCAGTCGCGCGGGCTGGTCGAGGCCGTTCCTGGTCGCGGTCTGATCATTGCCGAGATCACCGGAACCAAGATCCTTGAACTCTATAGCCTGCGCGCCATCCTGGAAGGTGCGGCGGCGCGCTTCGCCGCCGAACACGCGTCTCCAACGGAGATCGATATCCTCAACGCGCTCGCCCAGCGTTGTGCCGAGGCACAAACGCCTCAACTCGCGGCGATCGCCAATATCAAGTTTCATCAGATGATCTACGAGGTCGCTCGCAACCGCTATCTCGGACCGGCGCTTGGCGAACTTCAGGACACGATCGCGCTGCTCTCGGGCACCACTTTCGAGAAGGAAGGCAGGCTCGAGGAGGTCACGCAGGAGCATCTTGCGATCATCAAGGCCATCAAGGAGCGTGATCTCGATGCCGCCGAGGCCGCTGCCCGTGCTCATGTGACGAATGCCAAGCTGATCCGGATCAGCCGCCTCATGGAGTCGGGCGCGGCCTATTGAAGGGTTGACGAGGTCGCCTGCGACCCGGGTGATCCCTCATGCCAGGAGTGAGCATCTGGCCGCGGCATCGCGGCCAGATCGAGACAGGGTAGCCGGGAAATTCGCCGGGTGACCTCTCTTCACACCTCACACGCCAGTGCTTAGCGTGTCGCGGCCTGCAGATAGCGCTCGACGAGCCGGGCCCACATCGCGGCGCCGACGGTCAGGCTGTCATCGGCGAAATCATACTGCGCGCTGTGCAGGATCGGCGAGTTCAGCCCGTTGCCGAGGCGCAGGAAACTGCCCGGCCTGTGCTCGAGGAAATAGGCGAAGTCCTCGCTGCCGGGAATCAGCTGGCAGGTCGCGACCTTGTCGGCGCCGACCAACTCTTCCGCAACTATGCGCGCAAAGGCAGTCTCGGCCTCAGTATTGACCACGACGGGATAGCCGCGCTCGTAGTCGATCTCGATCGACGCGCCGTGACCTTCCGCGACCGACCGCGCGAGCCTGACGATGCGCTCCTCCAGCAGGTCCCGGATGGTCGGCTCGAAGGAGCGTACGCTGAGCGCCAGCCTGGCCTCTTCAGGGATGACGTTGACGGCTTGGCCCGCATGGATGGTGCCGACCGTGACGACGGCCGTCTGTGTCGGGTCGATATTGCGCGAGACGACCGTCTGAAGCGCGACCACGAGATGGCAGGCCACCACGACCGGGTCGATGGTCAGATGCGGGCGCGAGGCATGGCCGCCCTTGCCCCTGATCGCCATGGTGACCGTGTCGGCGGCGGCCATCATCGGCCCTGACCGCAGCAGGATCGTGCCCTCCGGCGCGCCGGGATGATTGTGCAATCCAAAGATCGCATCGAAGGGGAAACGCTCGAACAGCCCGTCGGCGATCATGGCCTGGGCGCCGCTGATCTTGCCCGCCTCCTCGGCCGGCTGGAAGATCAGCGTCACCGTGCCGTCGAAGCGACGCGTGCGGGCGAGGTATTCGGCCGTGCCGAGCAGGACGGCGGTGTGCCCGTCATGGCCGCAGGCGTGCATCTTGCCGGGCTGGAGGCTGGCATAGGGAAGGCCGGTCTCTTCGGTGATCGGCAGCGCGTCCATGTCGGCGCGGATCGCGATGCTGCCCGTCCCTGTGCCGCTGCTCAGCCGCGCCACGACGCCATGGCCGCCGACATTGCGGGTTACCTCGTAACCCCAGGCCGTGAGCTTGTCGGCAACATAGCGCGCGGTTTCGGCCTCCTCATGGGAGAGTTCCGGGTTGGCATGCAGATATCGGCGCGTCGCCCGGAGATCGGCCTCCATGGCCTCGAAATCGGAGACGCGGGCGAAGCTGTTGTCGAGCGCGGGCATGATCTCTCTCGGTCTGTGCGGATGCGGCCTGGCCGCAATGCTGCGGCTAAAGCATCGGCCCGAAACGTGGATGGTGGGTTTCGGGACAGCCGATGCAAACACGGAGTGTCAGAGGAAGCGCGACAGGAAGGCCTGGGTGCGCGGATGGCGCGGATTGTCCATCACCTCCTCCGGCCGGCCCATTTCGACGATCTTGCCGCCATCCATGAACACCACCCGGTCGGCGGCCTCGCGCGCGAAGCCGATTTCGTGCGTGACCACGATCATGGTCAGCCCCTGCCGGGCGAGATCGCGCATCGTCGTCAGGACTTCGCCCACCAGCTCGGGGTCGAGCGCCGATGTCGGTTCATCGAACAGCATCAGCTTCGGCTTGATCGCCAGGGCGCGGGCGATGGCGACACGCTGCTGCTGCCCGCCGGAGAGCTGGCGCGGATAGCTTGCCGCCTTGTCGGAGAGACCGACCCGATCAAGCAGGTCGAGAGCCTCCGTCGTCGCGTCCTTGCGGTTCATGCCATGGACGCCGATCGGCGCCTCGATGACGTTCTCCAGCGCCGTCATATGCGGATAGAGATTGAACTGCTGGAAGACCATGCCGATCTTGCGGCGCTGGCGCGCGATGCCGTTGCCCGTGAGCTTCTGCAGCCGGCCGTTGCGCATCCGGTAGCCGATCTGCTCGCCATCGACCTCGATGAAACCCCGGTTGATGGCTTCGAGATGGTTGATGCAGCGCAGGAAGGTCGACTTGCCCGAACCCGAAGGCCCGAGGATGACGACGACCTCGCCCGGCATCACGTCGAGGTCGATGCCCTTGAGGACCTCGAGATGGTCGAAGGACTTGTGGATGTCACGCGCCCTGACGAGCGGCGTGGTCGCTGCAGCGGCGGTCAATGGCTTGCCTCCTGCACGGCGGGGAGCGGAGCGGCCG includes:
- a CDS encoding amino acid ABC transporter ATP-binding protein, with amino-acid sequence MTAAAATTPLVRARDIHKSFDHLEVLKGIDLDVMPGEVVVILGPSGSGKSTFLRCINHLEAINRGFIEVDGEQIGYRMRNGRLQKLTGNGIARQRRKIGMVFQQFNLYPHMTALENVIEAPIGVHGMNRKDATTEALDLLDRVGLSDKAASYPRQLSGGQQQRVAIARALAIKPKLMLFDEPTSALDPELVGEVLTTMRDLARQGLTMIVVTHEIGFAREAADRVVFMDGGKIVEMGRPEEVMDNPRHPRTQAFLSRFL